A region of Legionella donaldsonii DNA encodes the following proteins:
- a CDS encoding cupin domain-containing protein, producing MVYFHEIDVNKFLTEYWQKKPLLIRQALPDFVNALTADELAGLSMEEEIESRLVFETPEKAPHWHLKRGPFVAKDFKTLPETHWTLLVQGVDRFIPEVTQMLDYFNFIPQWRVDDVMISYAVEHGSVGPHYDNYDVFLYQAQGKRKWSLTTKHCRTDNYLPGVELRIMQQFLTEEEYILEEGDMLYLPPHVGHYGIAIGNDCMTYSFGYRSYQGQELLDSFADYLAEKKPTGLLYQDPDWTVNQGSAEIPKQAWLNAKKLLQTVIDDESHLQHWFGSFVTQLDQQAETLLPIPLADEEMIDIGLFTRQLTKSEGMIRNASCRFAYQVNSQEESRLNLFINGDEWPDNDVSPALIKLVCNHRLLTNTALLPFRNREQDLAFLFKLCQLQWLELID from the coding sequence ATGGTGTATTTTCATGAGATCGATGTAAACAAATTTCTAACTGAATATTGGCAAAAAAAACCATTGCTAATTCGCCAGGCATTACCTGATTTTGTTAATGCACTTACAGCTGATGAGTTAGCTGGTTTATCAATGGAAGAAGAGATAGAAAGCCGCCTTGTTTTTGAAACACCAGAAAAAGCGCCTCATTGGCATTTAAAACGCGGGCCCTTCGTTGCGAAAGATTTTAAAACGTTACCTGAAACGCATTGGACCTTACTCGTCCAGGGTGTAGACCGCTTCATTCCAGAGGTAACACAAATGCTTGATTATTTTAATTTCATTCCTCAGTGGCGGGTGGATGATGTCATGATTAGTTATGCCGTTGAGCATGGCAGTGTGGGACCTCATTACGACAACTATGATGTTTTTTTGTATCAGGCACAAGGAAAGCGGAAATGGTCGTTAACGACCAAACATTGTCGGACAGATAATTATTTACCCGGCGTCGAATTACGTATTATGCAACAGTTTCTAACGGAGGAGGAATATATTCTTGAAGAAGGGGATATGCTCTATCTTCCTCCCCATGTTGGACATTATGGCATAGCTATTGGCAATGATTGCATGACTTATTCTTTTGGATACCGTAGTTATCAGGGGCAAGAGTTGTTAGATAGTTTTGCAGACTATTTAGCAGAAAAAAAACCGACTGGTCTTTTATATCAAGATCCTGATTGGACTGTTAATCAAGGTTCAGCGGAAATACCAAAGCAAGCCTGGTTAAATGCAAAAAAATTATTGCAAACAGTTATCGACGATGAAAGCCATTTGCAACATTGGTTTGGCAGCTTTGTGACCCAATTGGATCAACAGGCCGAAACTTTATTACCGATCCCTTTGGCGGATGAGGAAATGATTGATATCGGTCTTTTTACCCGGCAGCTTACTAAAAGCGAGGGGATGATTCGTAATGCATCTTGCCGCTTTGCTTACCAGGTAAACTCTCAAGAAGAGTCCCGCCTTAATTTATTTATTAATGGAGATGAATGGCCTGACAATGATGTTTCGCCTGCTTTAATCAAATTGGTTTGTAACCATCGTTTATTAACTAATACTGCGCTCTTGCCTTTCCGCAATCGGGAACAGGATCTGGCCTTTTTATTTAAATTATGCCAATTGCAGTGGCTAGAACTGATTGACTAG
- a CDS encoding polysaccharide deacetylase family protein: MWKKYRSVFRKRSLLCFAILGGMLSNPSFSEVREIAITIDDLPFVGSANGKASNLQREHDRFMKILQTLRDKNVPATGFVIAGSIEKGQWELLEQFQQAGFILGNHTYSHRSLNSVSAEKYIEDVDKADKILTPLMTTQKYFRYPYLAESKGDKKQKVYDYLTEHQYIIAPVTIDSKDFLFNSQLFAIPYRLREQNLNRLKQRYLAYIWSQTVRAENKAKKFNGDKPVKQILLIHANLINSYCLGDIIDLYQQHGYRFISLADALEGTAPTLITPAEARNEEAFEMIFQDSVLNSLFQNYKS, encoded by the coding sequence ATGTGGAAAAAATACCGGAGCGTGTTTCGCAAGAGATCTCTTTTGTGTTTTGCCATACTGGGGGGGATGCTTAGTAATCCAAGTTTTTCTGAAGTCCGAGAAATAGCCATCACCATTGATGATTTACCTTTTGTCGGTTCAGCAAATGGTAAGGCTTCCAATTTACAGCGAGAACATGATCGCTTTATGAAAATCCTGCAAACATTGCGTGATAAGAATGTTCCAGCTACTGGCTTTGTGATTGCTGGTTCAATTGAAAAGGGGCAATGGGAACTTTTAGAGCAATTCCAGCAAGCCGGTTTTATTTTAGGGAATCATACTTATTCTCATCGAAGTTTAAATAGCGTCAGTGCTGAAAAATACATCGAGGATGTCGATAAGGCAGATAAAATTTTAACGCCTTTAATGACAACACAGAAATATTTCCGTTATCCCTACCTGGCCGAAAGCAAAGGGGATAAAAAACAGAAGGTCTATGATTACCTTACTGAACATCAATATATTATTGCGCCTGTAACAATTGATAGTAAGGATTTTCTATTTAATAGTCAGTTATTTGCTATTCCCTATCGTTTACGGGAACAAAATTTAAACCGCCTTAAACAAAGGTATCTTGCCTATATTTGGAGTCAAACAGTCAGAGCAGAAAATAAAGCAAAAAAATTTAATGGAGATAAGCCAGTTAAGCAAATATTGTTAATTCACGCCAATTTGATTAACAGCTATTGTTTAGGAGATATCATTGATTTATATCAGCAACATGGGTATCGCTTTATAAGTTTAGCTGACGCATTGGAGGGTACTGCCCCTACGCTTATCACCCCAGCAGAAGCACGAAATGAGGAGGCTTTTGAAATGATTTTTCAAGACAGTGTTCTTAATAGCCTATTTCAGAACTATAAATCTTGA